In a single window of the Neospora caninum Liverpool complete genome, chromosome VIIa genome:
- a CDS encoding Hydroxymethylglutaryl-CoA lyase,related, whose translation MVYRTLAQRLDFCQASNGVRLRHSAPIHVRGSSSSLRERKELHSNAPLVTDQQRHNSRTLRLTLETDGPRDHFVDQKAVRIPTGSSLVTPVHPRKANGLMGQVQNGGQHSSCWFHRSRVLQYARCLSATSSLLRATGPAQTPAAIYGIKQGVAIPQVRIVEVSPRDGLQNEEEILSLDDKIAYINMLETAGLSTIEIASFVNPAKVPQMADAAALTRHFCPRNTHMGSLSPRFQVLVANMRGFEEAAEAGAQEISVFTATTDAFCKANINTTVSESLKKFSVIAREAADRGIKTRGYVSCIFECPYQGTVAPTTVVQVARHLLDMGCYEVSLGDTLGAGTAGQTLRLMEELHRDNFPMEAVAMHLHDTYGQALANILLSVVHGGVRVVDTAVAGLGGCPFASTPLPTSARWPDAGAATAAAAAAAAAKRLMMDAKRARSKDGTGEASRTDDTSNAVARVTGITEDACRLSWSRQAQAIYPRVAPGNVSTEDVVYMLEKSGVKTVPTILEFL comes from the exons ATGGTGTACCGCACTCTAGCGCAACGCCTGGATTTTTGTCAAGCAAGTAACGGTGTTCGGCTTAGGCACAGTGCCCCGATCCATGTCCGTGGCTCGTCTAGTAGCCTACGGGAGCGAAAAGAACTTCATTCGAATGCGCCGTTAGTGACCGACCAACAGCGTCATAATAGCAGGACACTGCGACTGACGCTGGAGACAGATGGGCCCCGCGATCATTTCGTTGATCAGAAAGCAGTTAGGATTCCGACTGGTTCCTCCCTGGTTACGCCTGTACATCCAAGAAAGGCAAACGGATTGATGGGTCAGGTACAAAATGGGGGGCAACACAGTTCGTGCTGGTTCCACAGATCAAGGGTTCTGCAATATGCCCGCTGTCTCAGTGCCACTTCGTCACTGCTCCGTGCGACTGGACCCGCGCAGACGCCAGCAGCAATCTACGGCATAAAGCAGGGAGTGGCAATCCCGCAAGTGCGGATTGTGGAGGTGTCTCCCCGTGATGGCCTTCAGAATGAAGAGGAGATTCTCTCGCTCGATGATAAGATCGCTTACATCAATATGCTTGAAA CTGCGGGCCTCTCAACAATCGAAATTGCTTCCTTTGTCAACCCGGCGAAAGTGCCGCAAATGGCTGACGCAGCAGCACTCACACGCCACTTCTGTCCTAGAAATACACATATGGGCAGCCTTAGTCCGAGATTCCAG GTTCTAGTCGCCAACATGCGAGGTTTTGAGGAAGCAGCAGAAGCTGGTGCACAGGAGATTTCGGTCTTCACTGCCACAACCGACGCTTTTTGCAAAGCAAACATCAACACTACAGTG TCGGAGAGCTTGAAGAAGTTCAGCGTCATTGCACGGGAGGCAGCGGATCGTGGTATCAAGACTAGAGG ATACGTCTCGTGCATTTTCGAATGCCCGTACCAAGGCACGGTTGCTCCGACGACAGTCGTCCAAGTGGCTCGGCACTTGCTTGACATGGGATGCTACGAAGTCAGCCTGG GCGATACGCTCGGCGCCGGCACAGCTGGACAGACTCTACGCCTCATGGAGGAGCTGCACCGGGACAACTTTCCGATGGA GGCTGTAGCGATGCATCTTCACGACACATACGGGCAAGCACTGGCGAACATCCTCCTGTCGGTTGTCCATGGAGGAGTTCGAGTTGTTGATACTGCAGTGGCTGGCCTGGGAGGCTGCCCATTTGCCTCGACACCTCTTCCCACTTCTGCACGGTGGCCAGACGCCGGAGCAGCCacagccgctgcagctgcagccgctgcagccaAGAGGCTGATGATGGATGCAAAACGAGCGAGGAGCAAGGATGGAACCGGAGAAGCCTCTAGGACCGATGATACGTCCAATGCCGTAGCTCGCGTCACTGGAATCACCGAAGATGCTTGTCGTCTATCATGGTCTCGACAAGCGCAAGCTATATATCCCCGAGTAGCACCGGGGAACGTCTCCACCGAAGACGTTGTGTATATGCTGGAAAAGTCAGGTGTAAAAACCG TTCCCACAATTCTGGAGTTCCTGTGA